Below is a window of Arabidopsis thaliana chromosome 2, partial sequence DNA.
ATCATCTGTAATTGCACAACTCTCTTTCAAGATTTCATAACAAAGGGGTTTTGAAGGGTATTTCTTCGATTGGTCTTTTTGATTTGCTCTAGATTGTTAAATGTAACATCTTCTTGTGAGCTTGTTTGCTGAACTAAATGCTTTTGTTGTCAGTTCTCACGTCCGCGAGCACGTGACAAGAAGCTTCAACAAGAATGGGTTGTCCCACTGAAAAGTGTTGAAGATATTCAGGAGGTAGAACAATTTTTTCACTACCACACATTTCCCTCACTTTCACCTGTAAAGATGCAGACGCTTACAATAATCTTGCAAAAAAACTGTCACATAACAGAAATTCAAGGAGCTCTGCCTTGGAAACCTTAAAAGCAGTCCCTGGTCTGAATTAGATGGACTCCAGCCAGAGACAAGGATAATAAACGAGCAACTGATAAAAGTCAACTCCAAAGGCTTCTTGACCATCAATAGCCAACCATCAGTCAACGCCGAGAGATCTGATTCCCCAACTGTTGGTGAGGAATCAGTCCTGTTATATCTCTGTTCTCATAGCAAACAGAGTTTTGATTCGTGATTGATCGATACTTGTGCTTGTGTATGATTTGCAGGATGGGGAGGTCCTGTTGGATATGTATACCAAAAGGCTTATCTAGAGTTCTTCTGCTCAAAGGAGAAATTAGATGCAGTGGTGGAGAAATGCAAAGCTTTGCCATCGATTACTTACATGGCTGTGAACAAAGGAGAACAGTGGGTATCGAACACTGCCCAAGCTGATGTGAATGCTGTAACTTGGGGAGTTTTCCCGGCTAAGGAAATCATTCAACCAACCATTGTCGATCCCGCTAGCTTCAACGTCTGGAAGGATGAAGCATTTGAGACTTGGTCAAGAAGCTGGGCTAACTTGTACCCAGAAGCCGACCCTTCCAGAAACTTGCTCGAGGAGGTAagttctatatttttcttgatctgatcatatttgttattgtttttgacAATGGTTTATTTAAAATGACTAATGGACATTTTGATCCAAAAATGCAGGTGAAGAACAGCTACTATTTGGTAAGCTTGGTGGAGAACGATTACATCAATGGTGACATATTCGCGGTGTTTGCTGATCTTTGAGAAAATCAAGAGACAACTACAGTATATCGGTTTCCTACTGCTTTCAAGATTTGCTTTTGTACTTTCTCTAAAATAttgggattttgttttttacatcTGTCTACCATAACAGTATTGATGTGCAAGTAATGTTATTGATAAAAAGGCATCAGTTTCACTACCttaaagatccaaaaccaaacaattcttcggcaaattttgtttgtgttgataGTTCAGAGGAAAACTACAAAAAGACAcgcaaaaagataaaaaggctttaaacttttgtttataatacTTGCAAATGATATCCAGGAAGAGGAATCTTAGGCTACACATTGGTTTAATGATCATAGTTTGTTCACATTGGGGAGCGGGAACAGTGgttttaacaaaactaaagaataAGCCCAAGTTCTGATGGCTTCAATGCATTTCTCAAACGGTAATTGTAGAGATAGTAGTGCGACTGTCGACATAGTGGATAAAACCTCAACTCTTTCAAGAAACTCTCATTCTGCATCACATCCGAGGCATAAAACACATCGAAACCTTTTTGCTTAGAGACTATTAGGGCATCATTCACCAGCTGGGATAACGAGGTCAGTGTCGCTACATTGCAGCAAGCATAAGCACATTCCAGGGTCGTGTATTTCCGGTTACCGGGGATAGTTATAGAGGAATTGCAGAAGCTGCAGAAGTCAGTGACATCATGAGTTTCAGGGCTTACTACTACGTAACTGTAGACAATATTTTCCCTTGGGAGAAGCCAGTGCTTGACATCGTTGTCATCAAAGTCAGTCGCAACTGCAAACTGGCTAAGGTAGTTCCTGAGCAACGCTGTAACAGCAGGGACATCACGTCGCTCCATTTCCCTAAATCCAGGAGTGATCGGTGCATCTGGTAACTTGTAGAGTTTGACGGTCCTGCTCATTGTCATTCTGTCACGAAGCCTTGTTAACCCAACATCGATTAGCTTCTTCGGGTTCAACATTCTGACCCAGTCTCGACTGGTGGTAACTGGTCTAGAAAGTATATGACTTGAGGTATAAGCCGCTTGCCATATATTCTGCAACTTAACCCTTCTAGTCAACTCCTTGATCATGAGAGGAGCAAGTCCCTTAGACCTGAGCTTCTTGTGAACACACAAGGAATTGACCTTCGCCATTTTAACAACCTCATCACGCACCCTGATTCTTGTTGGCCTGCCACAGATGAAAGCAATGAGTTTCTTGGAGGTCTTGACGCGGACTCCAATATGCCAGCTCTGGTAATAACCAGGTGGACACAGTGCCCACCTTAGATACTCTTTGGAGTACTCATACTTGATCTGTTGTCATCAGGACTGTTTTCCTTGAGAAAGTTGTACATCTCTAAACACATATCGTCAGAGTTCATATCGCATATGGTCCATTCGAATTGACCAAGAAGGTTGTACGGCTCTTGCTTGACCTCAGACACCAAAGTTGCGGGCTCAATTGGGCCTTCAGGCAAACTCGTGTCCTGGATATCTTTAAACTGCTCAACAGGTTGAGTCTCCCAGAACTTATGGGTCTTTGAATACTGGCACTGCAGTAACCTTCCAACTATGGTTCCACCTGAAGTATCATCCTTGGCTAATTGAATTTGTGAGCTCTTGGCAACAGTAACTAGTGCATCCTCCACTGGCTTCAGTTTTGGATCTGACATTGTTGATCGTCTgcacaaaaaaattgattgcTCAATCATGAATACACAGCAAGCAACAGCCatgaaacaaaactgaaaacgaATAAGAAAGCCGAGCTAGCTTACAGTATGAAGCATTATCAAGATTTTTAACCCTAGACATAGCGATCCCAAAATTTCTAGCAACAACACACAAATACTTTCCGATTTTGTAGCAAAATCGCTATGAAGAATCCGATACAAGGTCATGAATCGAAACAAAAACCCAAGAAAACTGAGCGACACTATAGTATCAACAATGGCGAAGTACTAACCAAAAGCTTCGGGTTGAAGTGCGACAGCAAGAATCGGAAGAAGATCGCCGGAAAATAGTTGAGCTACGATCGGAAAAAACGAATCGGGACAAAAATCGCAAACAAAGTTTCGCCAAGTCAATACAAAGCCATTAATCGAAACAAATACCAAGAAAACTAAGCGATAGTATCAACAATCACGAATTACTTACCAAAAGCTCCGGGTTGAAGAATCGGAAGAAGATCGCCGGAAAATAGCTGAGCTACGATCGGAGAAAAGTgagagaaaacataaattcgAAATTTCTGGAGACACAGAGACGAATCCAGACCCTGAGATTTCTTCAAAAGTTACCGTCAGATTGAGGCGAATCCACGTGTCATCATCTGCTTTTCAGATATTTGGCGCCATAATATTCAGTTCGTACAATCGGAGACGTCATCGTCGCAATCTGTTAAAACAAATCTGACGGACCGTTATAATTGACGGACGAAAACAAACTGCAAGTGGCCCAACACAACTTTCATATTTACATTACTAAGCCCCTTCCCTCACGTTCACAAATATATACCTTATTGGGCCTATTATTTAAGGCCCAACAGCATTAATCATGCAATCTGATTTACATAATCaataaaacctctataaattaatactcaaaaaattaataataaattaatagattttttcGGTCCGAATTGTGACTACTATtaaaattgatacaaatcgataaattaataagataatattttttttgaaaactttatataaatatatggttCCATCAATAGTActtcatctattttttttgtttgatattttaggaaaaacacaaatattaagaaaaatatattaaattttgcttttaaatttattgttcgttgtgatttacaattttcaataactttaaaccaataatattcaataatttgtattgaagtttacaatttatcaattataactAATAACTATTGCattgaaaacctaaaaaatcaatttttttgaaacaattttttttcttctaaaaaatcaaacaaaaaggaacagagggagtatacattaataattatatatatttaccaatatatattataaatatcttatataaaaatatgactctagttatgtttttcttcaatttttattaattctttGTAGTATtcaattctaatattttacaacatggaaaaaaattatattgttttttaaacttaataaCTAATTTCTACTTGTAATTGGTTTCAGAAATACTATTGATTTTAAAGAacaaactaaattttatatcgaatttttgtatacaaaatttgtacaattttattagtttatcaataaattaatatctctctaaattaataaatttcttGGTcctaatattattaatttatagaggttttgTTGTGGCCGACATGAATTCTTCGACGCAGAAGAAGCCCAAATGATTTAttagcaacaaaaacaatataatggACCCAGTATGGAGCTAAAGTTATATTGTTCATATGTGACATTGTGTTGGGGGTTTTAGCACCTTGATACAACGAGGAATATGTTGCTTCACTCATCAGTTTTTGGAGTTATTTAAAGATGACGAAAAAGAGAGGATAgtagacaaacaaaaacaatggaCGTCATCCATTATGCCTCTTTGTTTCTTGGGGATGAAGCCGTCTGATGTCAATGCCTATGATAGAGCTGAGGACGGCGAAAGCTCAAAAATCCAGtctcaaaaagagaaaacagatcAAATCGTCAAAGCAAAGGCCCATAAGGATGTCGGAAACACTAGTTTGCCTGAAAGTCCAGTTGAGCCGGCAAATCCGTTATCTGAGATCAAGCAAGAACCAGAAAAACTTCCTTGTGGTTATGAATGGATCACATGCGACTTGAACACTGATGATATGTGTTCAGAGGTGTGCAAATTTCTCAAGGAACAATATCTTGTTGACGGACAAAAGTTCAAGGATGCTCTTCAACAACTTGCGCTAGATGATACATTcgtttggttttattattattttgcttcttctctataTGAACTACTTTTCCCATGcgatttttttacttttgaattaTTAGGAAGTGTGATTTTGTTACTTGTGTTGtgtcatatataaaaaaatcaaaattctataacagaataaaaaataagctAACATGTAGCTATAATTGATGAAGGATCCCCTAAGCTCTTATACTTAGAATCATCTTCGAAGAACATACAAATATTTGAGCACAAGACTTAAAAAGCCTTCCAAAACTATTATACAAACTCAAGAAGAACAACTGCTTCAAGTTCTGTGAAAATCACTATTTCAATAATCGTCTCCTTTGGAAATAATCTCTTTGCAAGTTGGTCGCAACAGGATTGTATGCTCAAACTGAGAAATATAGCTTCCTTTGACATCACACACTGGAGGACATGGCTACAAAAGTTAACCCAAAGAAACTTACTTTCATCAAAATGTTCTTGAACATAAGTCAtcagagtatatatatagttttaaggAGTTTACCTCAATTATGCCAGAATCACAAAGATTCTTTAAAGCCATCAAGTATTTTGTTTCACCAAGGCGGTCCAAATAACGTCTGCAGAAGGCTAGCGTGGAGAAGTTCTTGTTAATAGTGGCAAGGAGTTGTTTTGCCCTTGGTAACCTCAAAGGTACATGACCCACATCATAGTTTTTCATGTAATGGCTACATTCTAAGTCTTCTCTTACATATCCTTTCCCTGCAAAATGACACAAGTGAAAAACCAATTTTACTCTGAATTCGTAAAAATCCACATTTCTTGTATAGTTTCATGTGAgaaatgttgttgttaccTGTTGATCCAAAAGTTTCAATGGCATATAATTCACCCTCTTCCATTTTCGTCTGCTCGCCTCCTCTAACATTAGGAACTGATTTTTCAGCGTGTATCTGATAGCGTCCAATGCTGTGCCCATTCAGGTTTCTGATACTTTTGACTGCCCCCAAAAGACACAAcattgttttagttttctaataATCCAAATAGAAACCACCAAAAAATGCTGCCACAAACGTAATCAATTACCTTGGTAGACTTTTCCATTGATTTCAACCTCATAAGACTCCATGACCTCCTGAACTGCAGCACCAACATCACAGAGCCGGACATCTACCCCGGCTtcctaaaccaacaaaattaataacacAATGGACTTATTCAGTTGGATTGAACGATAAAGATCCAAAAAAGAAGCTCAATATggttataagaaaacaatgcaAACTTCAAAGAAGAAGTCACTACAGAATGAATGGCTGCATTCACCATATCCAAGAACAGAAGAATCCCACAAGTAGCAACAGAAACAGAATGAGCACCTTGATACCAGTATATGTTGCGTCACGCGAGGCTGCTAAAAGAGGATCAAACATAGGATTGAACGCAACTGTAAAAGCAGAATCAACAATGTGCCCTGCCAAAACAACATAATAATTGTTCTTATGAGACATCTACGTTGAGAAAATACAACAAACAGAtgataagtttttgtttttaccatACCATCAATATGTGTTCCAAAATCCAGCTTCATCACATCATCATACTGAAGGACAGTCTTATCTCCAGAGTTTGGTGTCCAATGAGCAGCAACACTGAAGGTTCAAGTAAATTTGAGACGCATTGATAGAGCCAAAGATCAAAGAAATGcagaaagaatgaaaaaggTTGAACTAACTTATTCAGTGAACATCCTGTAGGAAAGGCGATACCAGCTTGAAGACCATTCTCTGATATCAACTTACGAACAGTGTTCTCTAAAGTCTCACAGAGATCAATCATCAACATTCCAGGCTTCAATATACTTCTCATATACTTCCTAACTTGACGATGAACTTCCGCTGCTTGGCGAAGAGAGTTATATATCGGCTTTTGCAGcctctccatctctctcttctcttcagaTGTTGTTCTCCACAAATTACTACATCACAACATAGACTTAGctagcaaaacaaaatgtccTTATAGAAAATCTAGTCTAGACTTACTCATCATTGTACTGTTGGATTTCACCTTGAGGAAAATCTCCAGAAGGGAAGAGCTCAAGAACAGGAATTGAAGGAGGATCAGTCTGTTGAAGagaactcttcttcttcctaaaaACAATCATCAGATTTTTGAGCAAGATCATCAAAGCAAACACTGAAgattaacagaaaaaagaaacaacttcTCACTTgcttttacttttcttcttcttcttcttcgttgaaGCCTCAGCTAAAATGAAAAGACTAAAAGTCTCAACAACAATAAAGCTAGAGAAACTCTAAACCAACTTCACATACACTAGTTCCTAGAAAGTTACAATCTCTGATGACATAACCAGATTGATTAATCTAAACTAGTAATAAACAAGAACACACGAAAGAGACCAAAGTTCCATCTTTTTCCCGTCATAATTACATACTTCAACTACAAGATCTATCAAAAACACGAAATGATTTACCTTTCagtccatcttcttcttcttggttatTATCCTTTTCGTCTTCCTTCACTTCAGCCAGATCAAGACTCTTCGTTAAGTCAGAACTTAACTGAGACTCGTTTCCATTAGAGGACTCGGCTTCAGTGTTCTCCTTCCCCATAGTTGCTACTTCTGGGTTTCCTATCGCCatctcaaattattttaacaaGGAGGCTTAATGAGAAGAAGTGCAGAAGAAAGTTCATCAGAAGAAGTCAAAGTCTCCTCTTTTCACCTCTTTTTCACTCccaacttttttcttcagtcTATCCAGGAAAATGTCGGAAGGTTAAAACAATTGCAAAATGATCCAACAAAACTTtcatttatacatttataaCCCATTACTTTAAAGAACACAAACGCTCCTTATTGGGCCCAATATTAATAGGCCCACCAACATTAATCCtgcttatcttttttttcaaaacattaatcTTGCTTATCTTATctgattaatttaatttaatcgAGAAagcaagacaaaaaaaaaacctatcGTTTCACGGACAAGAAGAGAACCGTTGCGCTTTGTGAAGCATTTACTCAACGGCtagtttccttcttcttccccttttctcttcctcttcgccTAGGGTTTCGAAAATTTCAATCCGATTTGaataatttctgttttcttatcggaacaaaaaaatctccGGCATCTGGAATCTCCGGTGATTTTGTCAATTTCGAAGAAATTTGATTGAAATGGAGGCGAGAATCGGCCGATCCATGGAACACCCATCTACACCTGCGATTAATGCTCCGGCGCCGGTTCCTCCTCCTTCTACGAGGCGGCCGAGAGTAAGAGAAGTGAGCTCGAGATTCATGTCTCccatttcttcttcgtcatcgtcgtcttcctcttcttccgcCGGAGATCTCCATCAATTGACTTCAAATTCTCCTAGACATCATCACCAACATCAGAATCAGAGATCGACTTCGGCTCAGAGGATGAGACGGCAATTGAAAATGCAAGAGGGAGACGAGAATCGTCCTTCCGAGACGGCGCGTAGCTTAGACTCGCCTTTTCCTCTTCAACAAGTCGACGGAGGTAAAAACCCTAAGCAGCATATTCGATCTAAGCCGTTGAAAGAGAACGGTCACCGTCTCGACACACCAACGACGGCTATGTTGCCGCCACCGTCTAGATCGCGGCTGAACCAACAGCGTTTACTCACTGCCTCCGCTGCGACTAGGCTTCTCCGATCAAGCGGGATCTCGTTATCATCTTCTACAGAcggtgaagaagataacaacaaTAGAGAGATTTTCAAATCCAACGGCCCAGATCTGTTGCCAACAATTAGAACCCAAGCAAAGGCCTTTAACACTCCCACCGCCTCACCACTTTCTCGATCCCTGAGTTCCGATGATGCGTCGATGTTTCGAGATGTTAGAGCTTCATTGTCGCTTAAAAATGGTGTTGGTTTGTCATTGCCTCCGGTGGCTCCTAATTCGAAGATTCAAGCCGAtacaaagaagcagaagaaagcTTTAGGACAACAAGCGGATGTGCATTCTCTGAAACTGCTCCATAACCGTTACTTGCAATGGCGATTTGCAAATGCAAATGCTGAGGTCAAAACACAATCTCAGAAAGCACAAGCTGAGGTCAGTTTCTATAGCTCTGAGAATCAGAAATTTGATAGCTTTTACATATAGATCAATGTTTGACACATAACTTCAGTATTAGTGATGAATGTTGTTTAGGTTAGATTCTGTTTGATGATGGTGATCTTATGGATGctgtaaattgtttttcttgcaGAGAATGTTTTATTCACTTGGTTTGAAAATGTCGGAGTTGTCTGATTCTGTACAGAGGAAACGCATAGAACTCCAACATTTACAGAGAGTTAAAGCTGTTACGGAGATTGTAGAGTCACAAGTAAGTAAAGATCTTAAATATCGTAGATTTCACactatttttacatttatgaACGTTTAGAGCAATTGTGTAGTTTCCTTGTAAAAATTGGTGTTAAACTACTTTTAACTCTATGCAGACTCCTTCTTTGGAGCAATGGGCTGTTCTTGAAGATGAATTCTCAACTTCACTATTGGAAACAACTGAAGCTTTGTTGAATGCTTCATTGCGGTTGCCTCTCGATTCAAAAATCAAGGTATATGTTGTGTTGGTCGAATCAACTAGGAAAAATTCTGCTCCTTTATACCTTTTGTACTAAAACATTTAgattttgcttctcaaaaccaGGTTGAGACTAAAGAGTTAGCAGAAGCACTTGTTGTCGCTTCAAAATCTATGGAAGGCATTGTGCAAAACATTGGAAATCTTGTGCCTAAGGTTAGCAAAATACAGTCAATGTGCTTCACATTaaacatgaacaaaaacaaagttccTACACACGCCTATGTTGAAACTGAAACATCTTCCTTGGTTCCTT
It encodes the following:
- a CDS encoding Acyl-CoA N-acyltransferases (NAT) superfamily protein (Acyl-CoA N-acyltransferases (NAT) superfamily protein; FUNCTIONS IN: glycylpeptide N-tetradecanoyltransferase activity; INVOLVED IN: N-terminal protein myristoylation; LOCATED IN: cellular_component unknown; CONTAINS InterPro DOMAIN/s: Myristoyl-CoA:protein N-myristoyltransferase (InterPro:IPR000903), Myristoyl-CoA:protein N-myristoyltransferase, N-terminal (InterPro:IPR022676), Acyl-CoA N-acyltransferase (InterPro:IPR016181); BEST Arabidopsis thaliana protein match is: myristoyl-CoA:protein N-myristoyltransferase (TAIR:AT5G57020.1); Has 95 Blast hits to 95 proteins in 36 species: Archae - 0; Bacteria - 0; Metazoa - 16; Fungi - 14; Plants - 58; Viruses - 0; Other Eukaryotes - 7 (source: NCBI BLink).), with product MKPSDVNAYDRAEDGESSKIQSQKEKTDQIVKAKAHKDVGNTSLPESPVEPANPLSEIKQEPEKLPCGYEWITCDLNTDDMCSEVCKFLKEQYLVDGQKFKDALQQLALDDTFEV
- the MAP2A gene encoding methionine aminopeptidase 2A (methionine aminopeptidase 2A (MAP2A); FUNCTIONS IN: metalloexopeptidase activity, aminopeptidase activity; INVOLVED IN: N-terminal protein amino acid modification; LOCATED IN: cytoplasm; EXPRESSED IN: 23 plant structures; EXPRESSED DURING: 13 growth stages; CONTAINS InterPro DOMAIN/s: Peptidase M24, structural domain (InterPro:IPR000994), Peptidase M24A, methionine aminopeptidase, subfamily 2 (InterPro:IPR002468), Peptidase M24A, methionine aminopeptidase, subfamily 2, binding site (InterPro:IPR018349), Peptidase M24, methionine aminopeptidase (InterPro:IPR001714); BEST Arabidopsis thaliana protein match is: methionine aminopeptidase 2B (TAIR:AT3G59990.4); Has 6503 Blast hits to 6494 proteins in 2220 species: Archae - 231; Bacteria - 4255; Metazoa - 425; Fungi - 336; Plants - 181; Viruses - 0; Other Eukaryotes - 1075 (source: NCBI BLink).), producing the protein MAIGNPEVATMGKENTEAESSNGNESQLSSDLTKSLDLAEVKEDEKDNNQEEEDGLKAEASTKKKKKKSKSKKKKSSLQQTDPPSIPVLELFPSGDFPQGEIQQYNDDNLWRTTSEEKREMERLQKPIYNSLRQAAEVHRQVRKYMRSILKPGMLMIDLCETLENTVRKLISENGLQAGIAFPTGCSLNNVAAHWTPNSGDKTVLQYDDVMKLDFGTHIDGHIVDSAFTVAFNPMFDPLLAASRDATYTGIKEAGVDVRLCDVGAAVQEVMESYEVEINGKVYQVKSIRNLNGHSIGRYQIHAEKSVPNVRGGEQTKMEEGELYAIETFGSTGKGYVREDLECSHYMKNYDVGHVPLRLPRAKQLLATINKNFSTLAFCRRYLDRLGETKYLMALKNLCDSGIIEPCPPVCDVKGSYISQFEHTILLRPTCKEIISKGDDY
- the MAP2A gene encoding methionine aminopeptidase 2A gives rise to the protein MERLQKPIYNSLRQAAEVHRQVRKYMRSILKPGMLMIDLCETLENTVRKLISENGLQAGIAFPTGCSLNNVAAHWTPNSGDKTVLQYDDVMKLDFGTHIDGHIVDSAFTVAFNPMFDPLLAASRDATYTGIKEAGVDVRLCDVGAAVQEVMESYEVEINGKVYQVKSIRNLNGHSIGRYQIHAEKSVPNVRGGEQTKMEEGELYAIETFGSTGKGYVREDLECSHYMKNYDVGHVPLRLPRAKQLLATINKNFSTLAFCRRYLDRLGETKYLMALKNLCDSGIIEPCPPVCDVKGSYISQFEHTILLRPTCKEIISKGDDY
- the EDE1 gene encoding ENDOSPERM DEFECTIVE protein (DUF566) (ENDOSPERM DEFECTIVE 1 (EDE1); CONTAINS InterPro DOMAIN/s: Protein of unknown function DUF566 (InterPro:IPR007573); BEST Arabidopsis thaliana protein match is: Family of unknown function (DUF566) (TAIR:AT3G60000.2); Has 456 Blast hits to 444 proteins in 94 species: Archae - 0; Bacteria - 6; Metazoa - 141; Fungi - 55; Plants - 202; Viruses - 3; Other Eukaryotes - 49 (source: NCBI BLink).); the encoded protein is MEARIGRSMEHPSTPAINAPAPVPPPSTRRPRVREVSSRFMSPISSSSSSSSSSSAGDLHQLTSNSPRHHHQHQNQRSTSAQRMRRQLKMQEGDENRPSETARSLDSPFPLQQVDGGKNPKQHIRSKPLKENGHRLDTPTTAMLPPPSRSRLNQQRLLTASAATRLLRSSGISLSSSTDGEEDNNNREIFKSNGPDLLPTIRTQAKAFNTPTASPLSRSLSSDDASMFRDVRASLSLKNGVGLSLPPVAPNSKIQADTKKQKKALGQQADVHSLKLLHNRYLQWRFANANAEVKTQSQKAQAERMFYSLGLKMSELSDSVQRKRIELQHLQRVKAVTEIVESQTPSLEQWAVLEDEFSTSLLETTEALLNASLRLPLDSKIKVETKELAEALVVASKSMEGIVQNIGNLVPKTQEMETLMSELARVSGIEKASVEDCRVALLKTHSSQMEECYLRSQLIQHQKKCHQQECTTSV